Proteins encoded by one window of Sphaerodactylus townsendi isolate TG3544 linkage group LG02, MPM_Stown_v2.3, whole genome shotgun sequence:
- the HAUS2 gene encoding HAUS augmin-like complex subunit 2 isoform X2, giving the protein MAGKVRARFRGRTLSVMTSCNPWDPAQPAAAGLILSRCLSLGTVSQNNLDTEILQIEKETADIVHPFYLTQKCQVLQGMNRHLDAVLKEKRALRQRLMKSLCQDSLPIEADFHRYAVKLLALAVVSIQKLETRLIAIRSIPQIPPTIKKMDSELTKMDLLVTETEELAEQIFKWREKQMGIFCFNSQLTVVSDSLFRSGTP; this is encoded by the exons ATGGCTGGGAAAGTCCGCGCCAGATTCAGAGGGCGAACTCTTTCGGTCATGACTTCGTGCAATCCTTGGGATCCTGCGCAGCCCGCGGCGGCTGGACTGATACTGTCCCGGTGTCTGTCTTTGGGGACGGTGTCGCAG AACAATCTGGATACTGAAATCTTGCAGATAGAAAAAGAAACAGCAGATATTGTTCATCCATTCTACCTGA CTCAGAAATGCCAAGTTCTTCAAGGGATGAATAGGCACCTAGATGCAGTGTTGAAAGAGAAAAGAGCTCTTAGGCAGAGGCTAATGAAATCATTGTGTCAAGACAGTCTGCCCATTGAAGCTGACTTTCACAG ATATGCTGTAAAGTTGTTAGCGCTGGCAGTGGTTTCCATTCAAAAACTAGAAACTCGTCTAATAGCAATAAGGAGCATTCCTCAAATACCTCCGACTATAAAGAAAATG GACAGTGAATTAACAAAGATGGATTTGTTGGTGACAGAGACTGAAGAACTGGCTGAACAAATATTTAAGTGGAGAGAAAAACAAATGGGAATCTTCTGTTTTAACTCTCAGTTGACTGTTGTATCAGATTCTTTGTTCAGAAGTGGAACTCCCTAA
- the HAUS2 gene encoding HAUS augmin-like complex subunit 2 isoform X1: MAGKVRARFRGRTLSVMTSCNPWDPAQPAAAGLILSRCLSLGTVSQETLDACGKPRPCLVHLSEAEQIVDHQAEINQNNLDTEILQIEKETADIVHPFYLTQKCQVLQGMNRHLDAVLKEKRALRQRLMKSLCQDSLPIEADFHRYAVKLLALAVVSIQKLETRLIAIRSIPQIPPTIKKMDSELTKMDLLVTETEELAEQIFKWREKQMGIFCFNSQLTVVSDSLFRSGTP; this comes from the exons ATGGCTGGGAAAGTCCGCGCCAGATTCAGAGGGCGAACTCTTTCGGTCATGACTTCGTGCAATCCTTGGGATCCTGCGCAGCCCGCGGCGGCTGGACTGATACTGTCCCGGTGTCTGTCTTTGGGGACGGTGTCGCAG GAAACTCTTGATGCATGTGGTAAACCAAGACCTTGCTTGGTTCATCTGTCAGAGGCAGAACAAATTGTTGACCACCAAGCTGAAATCAACCAg AACAATCTGGATACTGAAATCTTGCAGATAGAAAAAGAAACAGCAGATATTGTTCATCCATTCTACCTGA CTCAGAAATGCCAAGTTCTTCAAGGGATGAATAGGCACCTAGATGCAGTGTTGAAAGAGAAAAGAGCTCTTAGGCAGAGGCTAATGAAATCATTGTGTCAAGACAGTCTGCCCATTGAAGCTGACTTTCACAG ATATGCTGTAAAGTTGTTAGCGCTGGCAGTGGTTTCCATTCAAAAACTAGAAACTCGTCTAATAGCAATAAGGAGCATTCCTCAAATACCTCCGACTATAAAGAAAATG GACAGTGAATTAACAAAGATGGATTTGTTGGTGACAGAGACTGAAGAACTGGCTGAACAAATATTTAAGTGGAGAGAAAAACAAATGGGAATCTTCTGTTTTAACTCTCAGTTGACTGTTGTATCAGATTCTTTGTTCAGAAGTGGAACTCCCTAA